The genomic window GACAGAAATATCAGAGTTCCAATTATCACAATAGTCAAAATTTTGCATTGTCAAGAGCAGAAACCGTACCATGGAATAACCGAACGGAATCAGCTTGCACGAGAATTAAGCtattaagattaaaaaaaaacaacgtttttttcaacagtcaaaatacaTCATGTGACATATCACACtaaaatatgataaaacttGCACAGCGGTCTTACCTACAGTGtctttattttggtattttagATAGCAGGATAGAACACAAATATATCTGTTTTACTTAGAATACAGCCACATagatttttttcgttttttggCAATGGAATCCAATTTTCCATTTCTGGATATGTAAAGTGGACCTGTAGCTATTATAGTATGTATCTATACATACAGGACTTGGCGGAAGAGTTGAAGACCGAGAAAGGCACTCTGACGGCCATCAAGTGTGACATCACAAAGGAGGAGGAGGTCTTGGACATGTTCGCGAAGATCAAGGCCGATTTTGGAAGCGTTGATATATGTGTCAGTAATGCTGGTCTTTCACACGACTCCCCGATCCTGACAGGCAGTACACAACAATGGCGGGAAATGTTGGATGTAGGTACCTCACTGTAGGTTTATGTCACATGATGTACGTCACATGACATCTATCCCTAGTCTGTAACGCGGCACAATAAGATATAGACGATTTCTGTCTTAATAACATGGTAGATGTCACGTGATGTAGGTCATATGCCATCTATCTCTATTCTGTAACACGGCACAATAAGATATCGAAGACTTCTGTCTTAATTACATGGTAGATGTCACGTGATGCAGGTCATATGACATTTAACCCTAGTCTGTATCAcgacataatgatatatgtcACTAGCGTGTTTTAACTACATGTTATCTAGCACACGACGTATCAATTACCTCTCTATTTACACAATATCGGTTTCCCTGGTATCTAAGCTTTCTCTCCGAGTGACAACAGCCCGTTGTCTCTAGTCTGTTCCACTTGGCATATGACGTTTTGGGTAACGTATTCGTGTTTTGTCTTTGTTAGATTTGACAAAATGGTTACTCTTGACCTAACGTTATGACATACATTTGTCTGGTATTTGTGCCACATGGCAACAGTGTGTCCCTTAGAGATGTATAGCGCACATTAACTCTACTTGGTATGCCAAGCCATGAAGTTTGTGCAAGAAGGGCATTGGTTCATATGTTGTGATCCTAGTCAATATTGATCAAATGTTGTGATCCTAGCCAATATTCACCATATGTTGTGATCCTAACCGATATTCACCATATGTTGTGATCCTTACCGATAATAATCATATGTTGTGATCCTAGCCGATATTCATCATATGTTGTGATCTTAGTCAATATTCATCATATGTTATGATCCTAGCCGATATTCATCATATGTTGTGATCCTAACCGATATTCATCATATGTTGTGATCCTAGCCGATATTCATCATATTTTATGATCCTAGCCGATATTCATCATATGTTGTGATCCTAGCCGATATTCATCATATGTTGTGATCCTAGCCGAAAGTCACCATATGTTGTTATCCTATAGCCGATATTCATCATATGTTGTGATCCCAGCCGATATTCATCATATGTTGTGATCCTAACCGATATTCATCATATGTTGTGATCCTAGCCGAAAGTCATCATAAGTGGTGATCCTAGCCGATAATCATCATATGTTGTTATCCTAGCCGATATTCATCATATGTTGTGATCCTAGCCGATATTCACCATATGTTGTGATCCTAGCCGATATTCATCATATGTTGTGATCCTAGCCGATATTCATATGTTGTGACTGTAGCCGAAAGTCATCATATGTTGTGATCCTAGCCGAAAGTCATCATATGTTGTTATCCTAGCCGATATTCATCATATGTTGTGATCCTAGCCGAAAGGCATCATAAGTGGTGATCCTAGCCGATAATTATCATATGTTGTTATCCTAGCCGATATTCATCATATGTTGTGATCCTAACCGATATTCACCATATGTTGTGATCCTAGCCGATATTCATCATATGTTGTGATCCTAGCCGATATTCATCATATGTTGTTATCCTAGCCGATATTCACCATATGTTGTGATCCTTACCGATATTAATCATATGTTGTGATCCTAGCCGATATTCATATGTTGTGATCCTAGCCGAAAGTCATCATATGTTATGATCCTAGCCGATATTCATCATATGTTGTGATCCTAGCCGAAAGTCACCATATGTTGTTATCCTAGCCGATATTCACCATATGTTGTGATCCTTACCGATAATAATCATATGTTGTGATCCTAGCCGAAAGTCATCATATGTTGTTATCCTAGCCGATATTCATCATATGTTGTGATCCTAGCCGAAAGTCATCATAAGTGGTGATCCTAGCCGATAATTATCATATGTTGTTATCCTAGCCGATATTCATCATATGTTGTGATCCTAACCGATATTCACCATATGTTGTGATCCTAGCCGATATTCATCATATGTTGTGATCCTAGCCGATATTCATCATATGTTGTTATCCTAGCCGATATTCACCATATGTTGTGATCCTTACCGATATTAATCATATGTTGTGATCCTAGCCGATATTCATATGTTGTGATCCTAGCCGAAAGTCATCATATGTTATGATCCTAGCCGATATTCATCATATGTTGTGATCCTAGCCGAAAGTCACCATATGTTGTTATCCTAGCCGATATTCACCATATGTTGTGATCCTTACCGATAATAATCATATGTTGTGATCCTAGCCGATATTCATCATATGTTGTGATCTTCGTCAATATTCATCATATGTTATGATCCTAGCCGATATTCATCATATGTTGTGATCCTAACCGATATTCATCATATGTTGTGATCCTAGCCGATATTCATCATATTTTATGATCCTAGCCGATATTCATCATATGTTGTGATCCTAGCCGATATTCATCATATGTTGTGATCCTAGCCGATATTCATCATATGTTGTGATCCTAGCCGAAAGTCACCATATGTTGTTATCCTATAGCCGATATTCATCATATGTTGTGATCCCAGCCGATATTCATCATATGTTGTGATCCTAACCGATATTCATCATATGTTGTGATCCTAGCCGAAAGTCATCATAAGTGGTGATCCTAGCCGATAATCATCATATGTTGTTATCCTAGCCGATATTCATCATATGTTGTGATCCTAGCCGATATTCACCATATGTTGTGATCCTAGCCGATATTCATCATATGTTGTGATCCTAGCCGATATTCATATGTTGTGACTGTAGCCGAAAGTCATCATATGTTGTGATCCTAGCCGAAAGTCATCATATGTTGTTATCCTAGCCGATATTCACCATATGTTGTGATCCTAGCCGAAAGTCATCATAAGTGGTGATCCTAGCCGATAATTATCATATGTTGTGATCCTAGCCGATATTCATCATATGTTGTGATCCAAACCGATACCAATCATATGTTGTGATCCTAACCGATATTCATCATATCTTGTGATCCTAGCCGATATTCACCCACCGCACTTTTGTTCTGATATTAACTACTTAAGTATTGAACTGCCTCCCTTGGAAAGTTTTCGACCTATAATTCCCACCGGGTTGCAGACAAAAAACGTGTTATGATTAATTTGTCTGTGAGAATTATAGGACCATAACTTTCCAAAGAAGACagatttacatttatatttccGTTATAAATTTCAGTCGCTTTTATATTCAACCTGTCCCAAATACATGCGACCGTTCCCGGCAAAAACATTGTTCgtagaaataaatacacaaaaacaaatttctcttgcaacattttatcaatatatttaatcttttttataCAACATAACTACGTTAGTTTTTGGGCCCCGGAACCCAACTCTAACCGTTTTGGTTACTTAGCCGACGGCGGTCAGTCAAGTCCATTCGACACCGAAGACATATGAGACCTCCGTGTTTAGTCAAAGAAACATGCTCCGTCAGCATAGTGACAGAGACATTATCAAACCACACCGACCCGGTCCTTTTACACGGGTTACACTGATCAATCGGGCTTACTTTCTATTTTGTTTGGTAAGGTTATATGGTGGCCGagcaaatgaaaatataaacaattatcaTGATTACttgaaatagatatatttttaataatttgagGCTTGcttgaaataaatattatacatttgttatacatgtaatgtgaGGTTTTCTTGAAAAAATATACTTGTTTAAAATGAGGTTTGCTTGAAATAAATATACTTGTCTTCAAGTGAGGTTTGCTTTATCTTCTATAAATTAGGTGAATGTGCTTGGCCTGGCAATATGTTCCAGAGAGGCTGTCAAACAGATGCGAGAGAAAGGAATAGACGATGGTCACCTCATTCTCCTCAACAGGTGCGTCATGGTATTGAAGAATAGGGATAAGTAATGTATATAGGTCCAACACACTAATATCTCCACTCCAGTATTTTACCTCAAATCGTATTAATTCTCTCAAACCCAACGGATCCTCAACACAACAACCTTTTAAGATTGTTTGTACTTGTTATTTCTTCACGTCACCTTTACTTTCCGAGCCATACCAATACAACACACTGGCTATCTTACTACGTGTCCCTTGCTAAATGTCCATCCAGGTTTGTAGAATACTTATATTCACCTTTTCACCTGGGTTCCTGAACACCTACGTTATGTACGTGTTGTTACTGACTTGTTATAACTACCTTCTGTTGTTTCCCTCGTGTTTAAGTCTTTGAcgtatggggcgccgttttactatttattcccatttggtgatatcacctattcaaatgagtgatatcacctattcaaataggtgatatcacttaagaactttttaaagtgatatcacctattcgaataggtgatatcacttattgaaacgaataggtgatatcacccattcgaataggtgatatcactcattcgaataggtgatatcacttattgaaacgaataggtgatatcaccaattcgaataggtgatatcacttaatgaaacgaataggtgatatcacttatttgaaaaatgaattggtgatatcacctattcgaataggtgatatcactgattgaataggtgatatcactcattcgaataggtgatatcaccaattcgaataggtgatatcacttataaaatttcataagtgatatcacctattcgtataggtgatatcactcattcgaatagatGATATaacttaagaattttataagtgatatcacctattcgaatgggtgatatcacctattcaaatatgtgatatcacttaagaatatttttaagtgatatcacctattccaattggtgatatcacctattcgaatgagtgatatcacctattcgaataagtgatatcacctattcgtttcattaagtgatatcacctattcgaataggtgatatcacttatttgaaaaatgaattggtgatatcacctattcgaataggtgatatcactgattgaataggtgatatcaccaaatgggaataaatagtaaaacggcgccccatattGACGGGGAGAAACAGGAACCATGCCACGCATGTTTACATGCAACTCGTGCTGCACTCATTAAGGTCATATACTGTCCGAACCTCACACTCATTTTGTTGGTAcatgatcagaaaacaaaatagccGGACAgactgccatcttggattatgacaattgaagtttgttatcgctgtttcttgaaaagtactggagggatattcttCAAACTTCGTGTttatgttccccttggtccctagttttgCAATTCGAATTTAGATTTTATTAGAAAGACACAATTGCCGACAGGCGGCTATCTTGAAGATCCACaattgaaaagtactggaggaatgtttctcaaacttcacgATTAGGttctactccaacaatgtttactccaacaatgttagaggttttacacggcgagatacttttgacaagcgccgcagtcggcaaaataatatccgatagaaaaagagccgaccagcggcctcttatgttataggagtagatTAGGTTCCATATGTTCATGTTATCAGATTTATAAAAGGGAAAAAGAGAGAAgagaaaaatagagagaagatcatggaacatggaacctataaagatcatctCTTTCCTTTGCGTTTCTTACAGTATGTCTGGTCATCGAATTATCCACAGTAGTCCTGGGCATTTCTACACTGCCACCAAGTTCATGGTAACAGCTTTGACTGAGTGTCTACGACAGGAACTCAATGATCTTAAATCTCATATCAGGGTCACGGTATGTTTCACTTGACAGCATTAGCCAGTTTTAAGGACAGGTTGTGTCGTAATTATTTTTGATCAGGCGGGGTGTATGTCCCAGTAGTAGCGAGAGGACACTTGAGAGTGATCATTGAATGACTCCACAATTTCCTTGCCTCGCTATGAACACAATCTAAAcgtaaaaaaaattgtttcagacgttttggggactagattaaaattcggtaaaaatcaCACCCCGGTGTTCATTACTaggttttattaaataatgcgtttgattttgcTTAACTCTATTCATAAggtatattatacaattatggTATGGTTTGTAGGAAATACCCATactataactgttttattaaacCAGCGATTAAatcattccattttttttttgtctttcgAACTTTAATATGTTCGGCCTCGTGCAAGAGAACaacggtcgattaccagtacctcgtgtcaggggccgcggtggccgagtggttaaggtgtcccgacactttatcactagccctccacctatgggttgcgagttcgaaacctacgtggggcagttgcctggtactgaccgtaggccggtggtttttctccgggtactccggctttcctccaccttcaaagcctggcacgtccttaaatgaccctggctgttaataggacgttaaacaaaaaaaaaaagaaaaaaacaaacctCGTGTCGGACTATTGCACTGACactcatgatatatttgtatttaccGAATATTAATCTAGCCCcaaaaacgtctgaaaatgtgctatacactcTTGGGGAGTCCATTtacatagactgtaacacatTCTCAGGTGCCCGTGGTACAAAAAGCGTGCGTACTTCCCAATGCTAAAATATTTTGACGCCGGGAAACTGAACAAAATCACTAAAAACCGGGAGTGTGTAATGAGATAGGATGATCATTTACACAGATGTACTAATTATTCCATAGGGTATCAGCCCAGGGATGGTCTACACGGAGTTCCAGGGGAGGATGTTCAAGGACATGAGCAAAGGAGACGAGATTTGTACTGCTTATAAGGTAATgacaatattaatttcaaattatttactTGTTTAACAGGACTTGAATCTATTCTTGGGACCAGTTTCTTTTATATTTGATCAGTTCACTAACCTTTCGAAGTGTACAGAAATAAATCTCCTACCCCGTAGCATGCCATGTTGTGCCAGTGTGAAAGGGAGGCAAGTCAAACATTACTCGTTTGACTATAGAAGTTGTGTTATTTCATCTTATTTTCTACCATAAATGTCTATTCATCAACATTCTTAAAAGAGTGTGTGGTAAGTGGAACTAATTAAAGTACATATTAAGTATACACctttgtctacatttctatatatacacgtgtactgTTGTGAGGTATGGGGAACTCGCTTTACgctacattatgatatcgtcAGGCAAAACAACAAACGTCTTTTCTGTTCCAAGTCTTTATAAAGAAACCAAATGTATCTCACAAACGAAAAGAATTacaacaaaggggaataactcatatacatatggagttagattatctcccctagactgTACAATTATGTGATCTCGTAACACCcatacaacctacatacacaaCATCCCCGCccacaaaataaaatttggCATACACAATTTTACCATGGGTGTACGAGATTATCATAAATGATGAAAAGGTAAAAATAATCGAACcaaataaatatactgtatttgacctgttacgaaaatgttagaaaattgttgaaaataaagtaCTATAACCAGAAGATAATGTCCAATAATTTGTATCAATGATATGTACCTGGTAGTATAAAAATCATTCTCATACAATGCAATTCCTGATAACTAACTCTCACACTTGCACTTTCCATTGAGCTCAATATGGATCACACATACAACATCCAGACAACAATAGCAAAGATGAAAGAGATTTTACATACAGATGACTTTAGATATTCAGCTAAGCATATCAAGTTAAACTTCTGTAACATTCTATCAAGCTCAAGATTCAATAAGACAATATCGATACATGTTTAAGAGACATCCAAATAGTTTGTTCTGGCATTACTCAACTAACTGCTTATATCATTGCAGCATCATCATGTTGCGTCTTAAGACCATGTGATTAAAAGTTATAAGAGTAATGAACCGTAATAAAACTTTCAActaatcaaacaatatataacattaacctACCAGCTTTATACTTATCCTTATCAGCCTTGCCGTAGCTTCATATACGCGCTGAAAAATATCTCGGCATGGCCTTATGGTTCTTcaattaaaacacaaatataatatctaaatattactAAATACATACCAAAGCACAGAATTCCATGGCAAACTACATGACATACAACATAATACCATCCTAAATCTATCCAATGACATATATGCTCATCCTAGTATAAATTGTAACcaatatgacatgttttcaCAGTAATATCAGCAGAGATTTCGCTCTTAATTAATAGTGTATTTCTGATATAATTAATCTAAGAAAACATTCATAGTATTTGGAAACAATGATGTTTTGCAATATAAAACTGTCTGGATATGGCTAGAATCTAGGCAATATTGATTCTTAAACAAAAGTGAATCAAGGGCTAAATAAAAGGAacacaattttttgtttttgacaatCTAAACCATAGCTCACGTTAACCATTctcaatatatttgtaaatttacGAGTAAATAAGTTTATTATGATCTTGCTTTATTGAGGCACTCATCACTTGAAACATCTGCTTGAAAGTTCAAAGTTCTGTATTGTGTAAGCTTTAGAGACTGGAACTGTTCTTCTGAAAACGGTGATAAACAAGGATCTCATCGATCAACTATCCTTGTGAAAAAGGCAACAGGgaacaaaaacttcaaaacacATCTGGTCCATATATATAGCCACTGCATACTGAATAAGTTGGCATCCGCTGCACAAATTATGACATGCATGTTATTACACATCTTCACCAGATGACATCCGTGTGTTCAATGATGATACATATATTGCATTGTAATTATAATTCAAAAAGGAATTCTTTTCCTTGGAAAATAAAACTAGTATTGTACGGCACGGGCAAGCACAAGTGTCGTCCTTCTCATCTCATATTAGAGGGATATCTTGGCCAAAAACTTCGAATCGCCGACAAATGTTGGTGACGTGAATTTAACACATCCAATGTTTTCTAGATTCACATGTAGTCGTTCCATTGATATATCAGTATCAACATAAAAAAGTTATCAGTAATAAATTATCAGTATAGTAAAGTTTCAAATATTTCCCGCCAAAAAGCACATGGCAGCAATATGTCTCTGGTCTGACCGGCGAGTCGTGACCGTCGACGAGTAAAACTCGCCGGCCACACGGGcgaaaattcaataaaaagtTACATAATGGCACAGTGTCACATAACTAACCGCTttggattctccaccatgtacTGTTGTGAGGTATGGGGAACTCGCTTTACgctacattatgatatcgtcAGGCAAAACAACAAACGTCTTTTCTGTTCCAAGTCTTTATAAAGAAACCAAATGTATCTCACAAACGAAAAGAATTacaacaaaggggaataactcatatacatatggagttagattatctcccctagaatGTACAATTATGTGATCTCGTAACACCcatacaacctacatacacaacacatgtatgttacagacgCTGGAAGCTGATGATGTAGTGGATTCCATTGTTTATGCTATCGGAGCTCCAGGCCACGTCCAGGTATATAACAAACCTATCAATTCTGACCGTCAGTGTACTGTAAGCTGACAGTAATAATGTGGACGGTCAATTACTTACGTAAGGTAGTAAACTGTACCTAGTAATAATGTGGACGGTTAATTACCCACGTGAGGTAGTTAACTGTACCTAGTAATAATGTGGACGGTTAATTACCCACGTGAGGTAGTTAACTGTACCTAATAATAATGTGGACGGTCAATTACCCACGTGAGGTAGTTAACTGTACATAGTAATAATATGGACGGTCAATTACCCACGTAAGGTAGTTAACTGTATCTAGTAATAATATGGACAGTTAATTACCCACGTAAAGTAGTAAACTGTACCTAGTAATATGGACGGTCAGTTACCCACGTGAGGTAGTTAACtgtaccagagacctatatactacaGTTAACTACCTAACGTGGGTAATTAACCGTCGACATTATTACTAGGTACAGTTAACTACCTCATGTGGATAATTAACCGTCCATATTACTAGGTAcagtcagagacctatatactataggtCTCTGACTGTACCTAGTAATATGGACGGTTAATTATCCACATGAGGTAGTTAACTGTACCTAGTAATAATGTCGACGGTTAATTACCCACGTTAGGTAGTTAACTGTACCTAGTAATAATGTGGAGAGTTAATTACCCACGTGAGGTAGTTAACTGTACCTAATAATTATGTGGACGGTCAGTTACCCACGTGAGGTAGTTAACTGTACCTAGTAATAATGTGGACGGTCAGTTACCCACGTAAGGTAGTTAACTATACCTAGTAATATGGACGGTTAATTATCCACGTAAGGTAGTTAACTGTACCCATCTGTCAAGCGTATTGCAGTATATAAATAGTGccttgtctgaggggaatatggaggattgtttccccgAGGGAACATTATCTTCCCGAGCCGATAGGGCGAGGGAAGATTAAGTGTTCATACTACACAACATCCCGCccacaaaataaaatttggCATACACAATTTTACCATGGGTGTACGAGATTATCATAAATGATGAAAAGGTAAAAATAATCGAACcaaataaatatactgtatttgacctgttacgaaaatgttagaaaattgttgaaaataaagtaCTATAACCAGAAGATAATGTCCAATAATTTGTATCAATGATATGTACCTGGTAGTATAAAATCATTCTCATACAATGCAATTCCTGATAAACTAACTCTCACACTTGCACTTTCCATTGAGCTCAATATGGATCACACATACAACATCCAGACAACAATAGCAAAGATGAAAGAGATTTTACATACAGATGACTTTAGATATTCAGCTAAGCATATCAAGTTAAACTTCTGTAACATTCTATCAAGCTCAAGATTCAATAAGACAATATCGATACATGTTTAAGAGACATCCAAATAGTTTGTTCTGGCATTACTCAACTAACTGCTTATATCATTGCAGCATCATCATGTTGCGTCTTAAGACCATGTGATTAAAAGTTATAAGAGTAATGAACCGTAATAAAACTTTCAActaatcaaacaatatataacattaacctACCAGCTTTATACTTATCCTTATCAGCCTTGCCGTAGCTTCATATACGCGCTGAAAAATATCTCGGCATGGCCTTATGGTTCTTcaattaaaacacaaatataatatctaaatatta from Pecten maximus chromosome 1, xPecMax1.1, whole genome shotgun sequence includes these protein-coding regions:
- the LOC117328541 gene encoding dehydrogenase/reductase SDR family member 11-like (The sequence of the model RefSeq protein was modified relative to this genomic sequence to represent the inferred CDS: added 234 bases not found in genome assembly) encodes the protein MYTTARNDARDTTKWLQRSRYKVHRLTVYTFILVMERWAGRVVLITGASVGIGAALAKRLVQHGMKVVGCARNVQKIQDLAEELKTEKGTLTAIKCDITKEEEVLDMFAKIKADFGSVDICVSNAGLSHDSPILTGSTQQWREMLDVNVLGLAICSREAVKQMREKGIDDGHLILLNSMSGHRIIHSSPGHFYTATKFMVTALTECLRQELNDLKSHIRVTGISPGMVYTEFQGRMFKDMSKGDEICTAYKTLEADDVVDSIVYAIGAPGHVQVHDILLRPTEQST